The following proteins are co-located in the Desulfatitalea tepidiphila genome:
- the eno gene encoding phosphopyruvate hydratase encodes MTEIIEVKGREILDSRGNPTVEVDVTLACGATGRAAVPSGASTGTREALELRNTRAKRFGGKGVANAVKNVNTTIATAVLGLDAADQMTLDLTMIALDGTENKSKLGANAILGVSMAATRAAAQAIGLPLYRYIGGINARTLPVPMMNVINGGAHAANNLDIQEFMIVPFGAKSISQAVQMGAETFHALKKILSKKGLSTSVGDEGGFAPNLSSNEEALAYIIDAIQAAGYKPGKEIGLALDAAASEFYQKGQYVLKSENRSLNSEEMIAYYTDLIEKYPILSIEDGLAEQDWKSWELMTEHMDEVIQLVGDDVFVTNPKILAKGIEDGVANSILIKLNQIGTVTETLQAIEMAKEAGYTTVISHRSGETEDTFIADLAVAVNAGQIKTGSMSRTDRVAKYNQLIRIEEELGVAARYAQDIFIADE; translated from the coding sequence ATGACTGAAATCATTGAAGTAAAAGGCAGGGAGATATTGGACTCTCGGGGAAATCCAACCGTGGAGGTGGATGTTACCCTGGCGTGTGGGGCCACCGGTCGTGCGGCTGTGCCATCGGGTGCTTCTACCGGAACGCGCGAAGCATTGGAACTGCGAAACACGCGTGCCAAGCGCTTTGGCGGCAAGGGGGTGGCCAATGCCGTGAAAAACGTCAATACCACCATTGCCACGGCGGTCCTGGGTTTGGATGCAGCGGATCAGATGACCCTCGATCTAACCATGATTGCCCTGGATGGTACCGAAAACAAATCCAAGCTCGGTGCCAATGCCATCCTGGGCGTCTCCATGGCCGCGACGCGCGCTGCTGCCCAGGCCATCGGTCTGCCTTTGTATCGCTACATCGGTGGCATCAACGCGAGGACGCTGCCGGTGCCCATGATGAATGTGATCAATGGCGGCGCACATGCCGCCAACAACCTCGACATCCAGGAGTTCATGATCGTGCCCTTCGGGGCCAAATCAATTTCCCAAGCCGTGCAAATGGGGGCCGAAACATTCCATGCCTTGAAAAAGATCCTGAGCAAAAAAGGGTTGAGTACATCCGTGGGGGATGAAGGGGGGTTCGCACCGAATCTGAGTTCCAATGAAGAGGCGTTGGCTTATATTATCGATGCCATTCAGGCCGCAGGGTACAAACCGGGTAAAGAGATCGGGCTGGCATTGGATGCCGCGGCCAGTGAATTTTATCAAAAAGGCCAATATGTGTTGAAGTCGGAAAACCGCTCGCTCAATTCGGAAGAGATGATTGCCTACTATACGGATTTGATTGAAAAGTACCCGATTCTTTCCATCGAAGACGGATTGGCCGAACAGGATTGGAAGAGCTGGGAGTTGATGACCGAGCATATGGATGAAGTGATCCAGTTGGTCGGCGATGACGTGTTCGTCACCAATCCCAAGATATTGGCCAAGGGAATCGAAGACGGCGTGGCCAACTCGATCTTGATCAAACTCAATCAGATCGGTACGGTCACCGAAACCTTGCAGGCCATCGAAATGGCCAAGGAGGCCGGCTACACGACGGTCATTTCCCATCGCTCCGGCGAGACCGAAGATACCTTTATCGCGGACTTGGCCGTGGCGGTCAACGCCGGCCAGATCAAGACCGGCTCGATGTCGCGCACCGACCGCGTTGCAAAGTACAATCAGCTGATCCGCATCGAAGAGGAACTCGGGGTTGCCGCGCGGTATGCCCAGGATATTTTTATTGCGGATGAATAG